Proteins encoded together in one Desulfosporosinus meridiei DSM 13257 window:
- a CDS encoding MGDG synthase family glycosyltransferase, whose protein sequence is MKHSRILIFSAGFGNGHYRAAEAVIEEILIKEPEATINHLDFGDFLSKRFNSMAKNLYMEMIKHTPKLWGKFYYKTSQFQPDSIAQRFLNQLGRKEFLRYIQSFAPDLIVCTYPTVSSILAQLRIEQILHIPLITIITDYTVHSHWVHPGVDGYVAACDEVKETLIAWGIKPEKIFTTGIPISPKFNLDKDKETIIKKLGLNPKLPIFLLMGGAYEEAKGIKRICESLANSHVSVQTIIVCGKNKQLFHALDELVEHSRNPILRMAYVHNVEDLMSIASLLITKAGGLTVTEALSKNLPLLIYRALPGQEEANADFVQRLGAGNLANSEQDLHQLIEYYLTNPQEITRMREKAAIALTGRSTGGTVNAMFKLILSTRKKRMIS, encoded by the coding sequence GTGAAGCATTCGAGAATCCTTATATTTTCTGCTGGATTTGGCAATGGTCATTACCGAGCTGCAGAAGCAGTCATTGAAGAAATACTTATAAAGGAACCTGAAGCCACCATCAATCATCTGGATTTTGGTGATTTTCTTAGTAAACGGTTTAATAGCATGGCCAAAAACCTTTATATGGAGATGATTAAACACACCCCAAAACTCTGGGGGAAGTTCTATTATAAAACTTCTCAATTTCAGCCTGATTCGATTGCTCAACGTTTCTTAAACCAGTTAGGACGGAAAGAATTTCTTAGATATATTCAGTCATTTGCTCCGGATCTGATTGTTTGCACATATCCAACGGTTTCTTCGATATTAGCTCAACTCAGAATCGAACAAATTCTGCATATACCACTGATCACAATCATTACGGATTATACAGTGCACAGTCACTGGGTACACCCGGGTGTAGATGGGTATGTGGCAGCTTGTGATGAAGTTAAGGAGACTCTGATAGCTTGGGGAATAAAACCAGAGAAAATTTTTACAACTGGGATTCCGATTAGTCCAAAGTTCAATTTAGACAAAGATAAGGAAACCATTATTAAAAAACTTGGTTTGAATCCGAAGCTGCCCATATTTTTACTGATGGGAGGGGCATATGAAGAGGCAAAAGGAATAAAAAGGATTTGCGAAAGTCTCGCAAATTCGCATGTTTCTGTTCAGACTATTATTGTATGCGGCAAAAACAAGCAACTCTTTCATGCCTTAGACGAGTTGGTTGAACACTCCCGTAATCCTATTCTAAGGATGGCCTACGTTCATAATGTGGAGGATCTAATGTCAATTGCTTCGTTACTCATAACGAAGGCCGGAGGACTGACAGTTACCGAGGCTCTTAGCAAAAACTTGCCGCTCTTAATCTACAGAGCACTACCGGGTCAGGAGGAAGCAAATGCGGATTTTGTACAGCGTCTGGGAGCAGGAAACCTAGCTAATAGTGAACAAGATCTGCATCAGCTCATCGAGTACTATTTAACAAATCCTCAGGAAATTACCAGGATGCGAGAAAAGGCAGCTATAGCATTAACGGGCCGATCTACGGGAGGGACTGTTAATGCTATGTTTAAATTAATCCTAAGTACCCGTAAGAAGAGGATGATTTCTTAA
- a CDS encoding zinc dependent phospholipase C family protein: MYERIIGQTLSRMTKILLAPTIPLQYFLDAPGVTHVHCLEAAYKILKSDGKELTASLFELYHTELTGGLYWADRGWKNINHFYSHPNKQGISGWPDATAECQYYFNKAISFLPRDIAKGMFFFGAALHLVQDMCVPHHSLGILFDGHKEFEAWASQNWSRFPVECGMYLPFSHPAQWIDYNAQQSLPLFSLVSQKDGCSEESYEKASKVLIPLTISTTAGFLEFAVKLFDDRRLRNDAREHC; the protein is encoded by the coding sequence ATGTATGAACGGATTATTGGTCAAACACTTAGCAGAATGACGAAAATACTACTTGCTCCAACAATTCCCTTGCAATATTTTCTGGACGCCCCCGGTGTAACCCATGTGCATTGTCTTGAAGCAGCCTATAAGATATTGAAGTCTGATGGTAAAGAATTGACGGCAAGTTTATTTGAACTCTATCACACCGAACTTACAGGGGGGTTATACTGGGCGGATCGCGGATGGAAAAATATTAATCATTTTTACAGTCATCCAAACAAGCAAGGAATCTCTGGGTGGCCTGATGCGACTGCGGAGTGCCAATACTATTTCAATAAAGCTATTAGTTTTTTGCCTAGAGATATTGCCAAAGGAATGTTCTTTTTTGGCGCAGCCCTACACCTAGTGCAGGACATGTGCGTACCACACCATTCACTGGGCATACTTTTTGACGGACATAAGGAGTTTGAAGCATGGGCCTCTCAAAATTGGAGCAGGTTTCCTGTCGAGTGTGGCATGTATCTGCCCTTTTCTCACCCCGCTCAATGGATTGACTACAATGCTCAACAATCACTTCCCTTGTTCAGTTTGGTTTCCCAAAAGGATGGGTGTTCAGAAGAAAGCTACGAAAAAGCTTCTAAAGTCCTAATCCCTTTGACAATTTCTACCACTGCAGGATTTTTAGAGTTTGCTGTCAAGTTATTTGACGACAGACGATTACGAAATGATGCCCGAGAGCATTGTTGA
- a CDS encoding GGDEF domain-containing protein, translating into MFKSVDMSQRKLCRLLREDKTIWVLYLDIVKFQEVEFRYGYKICRQILDEIEREINQTIKQQRNLYLFSHFESRGGDDFVVYFVPGKNISWNITEVIEKWITPLETRFNHRIRKLVNEKISLRSGLAQCSNEPTRSPDYLLYAAVKEAFLLNKSEPDPNFFARRQEIAYLIDDPGKHLKAAFQPIIDARSGEVFGFEALARIPNSTCFNNIADLFPFAEKIGLLYPIETLCRRQAISSFPQISLNKERLFLNINPLVLIDPEFGSGNTRKLLNEKGLTPADVVLEITERSSIEDYSTFRDALDHYRNQGYLIALDDVGAGYSSLQSVAELHPDYLKIDRSLIKGVNADPIKWALLETFVTFSKRIGCRIIAEGVETAEEMRTVVQLGVDYIQGFYIASPGFERPILNPLKEILSPTLRHKSIEQNSILSMVEPLPLFTVHTLVNEVEAYFREHPHLWLVGIIEDSRLVGVMQRDRLFAALGTRYGVTLYLERTVTILMDTNPLIVEDTTPLEVVSSLAMQRSGSQLYDGIIVANQRKPVGMVSVANLIKTMAERQIQIAKGANPLTGLPGNLLIDQEIRQHLDRKTTFGLIYVDLNKFKYYNDKYGFQQGDVAIKVLSEVLVNSSQNLAEDSFIGHIGGDDFIIISSPTGLEQLAKEILHQFEQSCLQITGSEYLSVALAGLIINPDHSSTPLLVSERAAQIKKEVKAIGGNSYILR; encoded by the coding sequence ATGTTTAAGTCGGTAGATATGAGCCAACGAAAACTATGCCGTCTTTTAAGAGAAGACAAAACGATCTGGGTCCTATACCTGGATATTGTTAAATTTCAGGAGGTGGAATTTCGCTACGGCTATAAAATCTGCAGACAAATCCTCGACGAAATTGAGCGTGAAATCAATCAAACGATTAAACAGCAACGTAACCTTTACCTGTTTTCTCATTTTGAATCTCGTGGTGGGGACGATTTTGTCGTTTATTTCGTACCTGGCAAAAACATTTCCTGGAATATTACAGAAGTTATCGAAAAATGGATAACTCCTCTGGAAACAAGGTTTAACCATCGAATACGGAAATTAGTTAATGAGAAAATAAGTCTTCGCTCCGGACTCGCCCAGTGCAGCAATGAACCTACTCGTAGTCCCGATTATTTACTTTATGCTGCCGTAAAAGAAGCTTTTCTGCTTAATAAATCAGAGCCTGATCCAAATTTTTTTGCCCGCCGTCAAGAAATTGCCTATTTAATCGATGATCCGGGCAAACACTTGAAGGCAGCTTTTCAACCTATCATTGATGCGCGAAGTGGAGAAGTCTTCGGATTTGAAGCACTAGCTCGTATCCCTAACTCTACTTGCTTCAACAATATTGCCGACCTCTTCCCTTTTGCAGAAAAGATCGGTCTCCTCTATCCCATCGAAACACTTTGCCGCCGCCAAGCCATTTCATCCTTCCCCCAGATTTCTCTGAATAAAGAACGTCTCTTTCTCAACATTAACCCTCTCGTACTTATTGATCCAGAATTCGGCTCGGGAAACACAAGAAAGCTACTCAATGAAAAAGGCTTAACTCCTGCGGACGTTGTCTTGGAAATCACCGAGAGAAGCTCCATCGAGGACTATTCTACCTTTCGGGATGCCTTAGACCATTATCGAAATCAAGGATATTTAATTGCCCTCGATGATGTGGGTGCCGGCTACTCTTCATTGCAATCTGTCGCGGAACTTCACCCTGATTATCTTAAAATCGACCGCTCTTTGATCAAAGGTGTAAATGCTGATCCCATCAAATGGGCCTTATTAGAAACCTTCGTAACCTTTTCCAAACGTATAGGCTGCCGCATCATCGCCGAAGGCGTAGAAACTGCCGAAGAAATGCGTACGGTTGTTCAATTAGGGGTGGATTACATCCAAGGATTCTACATAGCAAGTCCTGGCTTTGAACGACCCATCCTTAATCCGCTTAAAGAAATATTAAGTCCAACACTTCGTCATAAGTCTATTGAACAAAACTCAATTCTTTCCATGGTCGAACCCTTACCTCTCTTCACGGTTCATACCCTGGTCAATGAAGTTGAAGCTTATTTTCGCGAACATCCTCATCTATGGTTAGTAGGGATTATAGAAGACTCTCGTTTAGTTGGCGTCATGCAGCGGGATAGGCTATTTGCCGCTTTGGGTACTCGCTACGGTGTTACACTTTATTTAGAACGAACTGTAACAATTCTGATGGATACCAATCCTTTAATTGTTGAAGACACCACTCCCTTAGAAGTGGTGTCTAGTCTAGCTATGCAACGTTCAGGTTCACAGCTATATGACGGGATTATTGTTGCTAATCAACGTAAGCCAGTAGGTATGGTCTCAGTAGCTAATTTAATCAAAACAATGGCCGAGCGACAAATTCAAATTGCCAAAGGAGCTAACCCTTTAACCGGATTACCCGGCAATCTTCTTATCGATCAAGAAATTCGCCAACACTTAGATCGCAAGACGACCTTTGGTCTAATTTATGTAGATCTTAACAAATTTAAATATTACAACGATAAATACGGCTTTCAGCAGGGTGATGTAGCTATCAAAGTATTAAGTGAGGTTTTGGTTAATTCATCTCAAAACCTGGCTGAGGATTCCTTTATCGGTCATATCGGCGGTGATGACTTTATTATTATCTCTTCGCCTACAGGTCTGGAACAGTTAGCAAAGGAGATCCTCCATCAGTTTGAGCAATCTTGCCTGCAGATCACTGGATCAGAATATTTAAGTGTTGCGTTAGCTGGTCTCATCATAAATCCAGACCATAGCAGCACGCCCTTACTCGTCTCTGAAAGAGCCGCTCAGATCAAGAAAGAAGTAAAGGCAATAGGAGGAAACTCTTATATATTGCGCTAG
- a CDS encoding methyl-accepting chemotaxis protein, whose translation MKSFNLSKFKFSFHNYSRKSFGRPKFILPHFKLIKTIRPKFTWFKNWKTFSKINALVVVMILFMLGLSYLGYYYYRQAKVAMNEIYSNSLISVKLINDAHANVRMIRSVNTELLLAPVDPSQKQNLLIQTTVLLSLINESLDNYTPLAQESLETIKLAKVRDNLLKFSEEWQQIVPMIDSNDKQAAYSYYVNNLTPILEEINTLLPELVEFSAQKAKSTIVRENLNFLQAEKVLFGFPLVTAVLAVAIGALVARAISKPLQIMLTNAQELASGNLRVNQISSKSKDEAGQLAQAFNQMTTSLATLVRRVSDSSEDVALSASQLLKITEQGSMASGQIAVAVTEVACGTEKQAAAVSETVAAIEQINANIQTVAEAGQHVTNLASQTAITTENGQRALSQAIEQMGNISKSTLLVKGAINQLTDSSEKIANIARLITTITEQTNLLALNAAIEAARAGEQGRGFSVVADEVRKLAEKAKAATGQIAELVVVNRENISQANLAMVAEEIHVNDGIKAVNNVGHGLDDILKMVNEVSGQVGGISSSIQQMAGGSQQIVSGVQEIGAVSQVNANQASKVSTAIEEFTCSIDEISLSCQSLTNSAQDLQIGVSSFRL comes from the coding sequence ATGAAGAGTTTTAATCTAAGCAAGTTTAAATTCAGTTTCCATAACTATAGTCGTAAAAGCTTTGGACGACCAAAATTTATATTACCCCATTTCAAATTGATAAAAACCATAAGACCGAAATTTACTTGGTTTAAGAATTGGAAAACATTTTCTAAAATCAATGCTTTAGTCGTGGTCATGATACTCTTTATGCTGGGACTAAGTTATCTGGGCTATTATTATTATCGGCAAGCTAAAGTAGCCATGAATGAAATTTATTCAAACTCTCTAATCTCTGTAAAACTAATCAATGATGCACATGCCAATGTGCGAATGATTCGTAGTGTTAATACTGAGCTGCTCTTAGCCCCCGTTGATCCTTCTCAAAAACAAAACCTTCTCATTCAGACCACAGTTTTACTGAGTTTAATCAATGAGTCTCTGGATAACTATACCCCTCTGGCCCAGGAATCCTTGGAAACGATTAAATTAGCTAAAGTAAGAGATAATCTTTTAAAATTCAGTGAAGAATGGCAGCAGATTGTCCCGATGATCGATAGTAATGACAAGCAGGCTGCATATTCCTACTATGTGAATAACCTGACGCCAATTTTAGAAGAGATTAACACCCTCCTTCCTGAGTTAGTTGAATTTAGTGCTCAGAAAGCAAAGAGTACCATTGTGCGCGAAAATTTAAATTTCCTCCAGGCTGAGAAAGTATTATTCGGCTTCCCCCTTGTGACTGCCGTATTGGCTGTTGCCATTGGGGCTCTTGTAGCAAGAGCAATCTCCAAACCTCTGCAAATAATGCTTACCAATGCCCAAGAACTGGCTTCCGGAAATCTTAGGGTAAACCAGATCAGCTCTAAATCTAAAGACGAAGCAGGACAATTAGCCCAGGCCTTTAACCAGATGACAACAAGTCTAGCTACATTAGTTCGACGAGTCTCCGATTCCTCCGAAGATGTTGCCTTATCAGCCTCTCAGCTCTTAAAGATTACTGAACAAGGCTCAATGGCCTCCGGGCAAATCGCTGTGGCCGTTACAGAAGTTGCCTGTGGTACAGAAAAACAAGCTGCTGCAGTCAGCGAGACTGTAGCAGCCATTGAACAAATAAACGCCAATATTCAGACCGTTGCTGAGGCAGGTCAGCATGTTACGAACCTAGCTTCTCAAACGGCTATTACTACGGAAAATGGGCAAAGAGCTCTCAGTCAGGCCATAGAACAAATGGGAAACATCAGTAAGAGTACTCTACTTGTCAAAGGTGCTATAAATCAACTGACTGATAGCTCGGAGAAAATCGCCAACATTGCTCGCTTAATTACCACTATTACGGAACAAACAAATCTATTAGCCTTGAACGCCGCTATTGAAGCTGCTCGGGCCGGTGAACAGGGCCGTGGTTTTTCTGTAGTAGCGGATGAAGTGCGAAAGTTGGCTGAAAAAGCCAAAGCAGCAACCGGACAAATAGCTGAATTGGTGGTTGTTAACAGGGAAAACATCTCTCAAGCAAATCTGGCAATGGTTGCTGAAGAGATTCACGTTAATGATGGAATTAAAGCAGTAAATAACGTTGGTCATGGTCTTGATGATATTCTTAAAATGGTTAATGAAGTTTCAGGACAAGTAGGCGGCATTTCCTCTTCTATCCAGCAAATGGCAGGAGGCAGCCAACAAATTGTCTCAGGTGTACAGGAAATCGGTGCGGTCAGTCAAGTCAATGCCAATCAGGCTTCCAAGGTTTCAACGGCAATTGAGGAGTTTACATGTTCTATTGATGAGATAAGCCTTTCTTGCCAGAGTTTAACAAATTCAGCTCAAGATTTGCAAATCGGGGTTAGCAGCTTTAGACTCTAG
- a CDS encoding CarD family transcriptional regulator, whose product MFQISDKVLYPMLGVGIIEAIEEREVLGKNKLFYKLNMPQNNMQIIIPIEKATTLGIRQIVEPDILENILTDFHIGNTDPSIYEDRRYCRDLNKSKIKTGDIYKGTEIIRDLMRKNQRKQLGAEDKTMLNSARRMFISEVMQVKGIAQEQADLLLDEVLLIFKQETVLTQC is encoded by the coding sequence ATGTTTCAAATTAGCGACAAAGTTCTTTATCCAATGCTTGGTGTAGGTATTATTGAAGCTATTGAAGAGCGAGAGGTATTGGGAAAAAACAAGCTTTTCTATAAATTGAATATGCCTCAAAACAATATGCAAATTATTATTCCGATAGAAAAAGCTACGACGCTTGGTATCCGTCAGATAGTTGAGCCGGATATCTTAGAAAATATTCTTACAGATTTCCACATTGGAAATACAGATCCAAGTATCTATGAAGACCGCCGTTATTGTAGAGATCTAAATAAAAGCAAAATAAAAACCGGCGATATTTACAAGGGAACTGAAATCATTCGGGATTTAATGCGAAAAAACCAAAGAAAACAGCTCGGAGCAGAAGACAAGACTATGTTAAACAGTGCCCGTCGGATGTTTATCAGCGAGGTTATGCAAGTCAAAGGAATTGCGCAGGAACAAGCCGACCTTCTGTTAGATGAAGTGCTATTAATTTTCAAACAAGAGACAGTTTTAACACAATGTTAA